The Fibrobacter sp. UWR4 genome includes a region encoding these proteins:
- a CDS encoding diguanylate cyclase domain-containing protein has product MKQFQFEFSGVVKLKKELDKINQWRTSKLTSSVVFSIYAENTDKEQIDLACEIIESEMPDALYFGCSTNGTIMDGGLSDSPFVVVCTICEYPSTQIHLLQYTLTQDTALDVIDDLKKEIAKRPWVKAVELLATLRGMSMTPFCEACADINPEIQIFGGGAFNMDINNDSSCVFSKAKGFSERGVVFLLCGGEDLNVYTTHITGWKPLGREFIVTKANGSLLQELDGKPAYDAYFKYLNIPNNEHFFYNTLEFPFFYNHHGINILRAPIASNEDGSLTMTSNIEEKVSARIAYGDPWTILASIQDGGQEIAKFQPEIIKVFSCAARRTFWGNDSISKETGPFQNVAPTSGFYTSGEFLRCNQELIQHNVTLVIAAIREGHLDDSIPFHMETENFSGKVSMINRLATFIDAATAELAEANQKLAKVAIEDSLTGLYNRGEIQRRILSALDDFKESGKKLSLIMMDIDNFKMVNDTYGHKEGDIVILGLTKTITEVVQNHSPEASCGRWGGEEFVIVLPGIERKEAAEIANEIRVKFASVTFPLSRRKTISVGVVEAIRGESADTVYVRMDSALYEAKNNGKNQVFLG; this is encoded by the coding sequence GTGAAACAGTTTCAATTTGAATTTTCAGGCGTTGTCAAGCTAAAAAAGGAGCTCGACAAGATCAATCAGTGGAGGACGTCCAAGCTGACTTCCTCTGTCGTTTTTAGCATTTATGCGGAAAATACAGACAAAGAGCAGATTGATCTGGCCTGCGAAATCATTGAAAGCGAAATGCCAGACGCCCTATATTTCGGCTGTTCCACCAACGGCACTATTATGGACGGAGGATTGTCCGACTCCCCCTTCGTGGTGGTCTGCACCATTTGTGAATACCCGTCCACCCAAATCCACCTGTTGCAATATACCCTCACCCAGGACACCGCTCTGGATGTCATCGACGATTTGAAGAAGGAAATCGCCAAGCGTCCCTGGGTAAAGGCGGTGGAACTCCTGGCAACCCTTCGTGGCATGTCCATGACCCCCTTCTGCGAAGCTTGCGCCGATATCAATCCCGAAATCCAAATTTTCGGCGGTGGCGCTTTCAATATGGACATCAACAATGACAGCTCCTGTGTTTTTTCCAAGGCCAAGGGATTTTCGGAACGGGGCGTAGTATTCCTGCTTTGCGGTGGCGAGGATCTGAACGTTTACACCACCCACATTACGGGCTGGAAACCTCTAGGAAGGGAATTCATTGTCACAAAAGCTAACGGCAGTCTTTTGCAGGAACTGGACGGCAAGCCCGCCTATGACGCCTATTTCAAATATTTGAACATTCCCAACAACGAGCATTTTTTCTACAACACCCTGGAATTTCCTTTCTTCTACAACCATCATGGTATAAACATCCTGAGAGCGCCCATCGCCAGTAACGAGGACGGCTCCCTTACCATGACCTCCAATATCGAGGAAAAGGTTAGCGCAAGAATTGCCTATGGAGACCCCTGGACAATTCTTGCCAGCATCCAGGACGGCGGACAGGAAATTGCCAAGTTCCAACCCGAAATCATCAAGGTATTTTCCTGCGCCGCACGCCGTACCTTCTGGGGTAACGACAGCATCAGCAAGGAAACAGGTCCCTTCCAGAATGTAGCCCCCACTTCCGGCTTTTACACCTCCGGTGAATTCCTCCGTTGCAATCAGGAGCTGATCCAGCACAATGTGACGCTTGTGATTGCAGCCATCCGCGAAGGACATCTGGACGACAGCATTCCTTTCCATATGGAAACCGAAAATTTCTCCGGAAAGGTTTCCATGATTAACCGTCTCGCCACCTTTATTGACGCAGCCACTGCGGAGCTGGCGGAAGCCAACCAGAAATTGGCAAAGGTCGCTATCGAAGATAGTCTTACAGGCTTATACAATCGCGGGGAAATCCAACGCAGAATCTTATCCGCCCTAGATGATTTTAAGGAATCCGGCAAAAAGCTAAGCCTGATCATGATGGATATTGACAACTTCAAAATGGTCAATGATACCTACGGTCATAAGGAAGGCGACATCGTAATCCTAGGTCTCACAAAGACTATTACAGAAGTCGTCCAGAATCACAGTCCCGAAGCTTCCTGCGGACGCTGGGGTGGTGAAGAATTTGTAATCGTCCTTCCCGGTATCGAACGCAAAGAAGCCGCCGAAATTGCAAACGAAATCCGCGTCAAATTCGCCTCCGTTACCTTCCCTCTGAGTCGACGCAAGACAATTAGCGTCGGTGTGGTGGAGGCGATTCGCGGGGAAAGCGCTGATACAGTCTATGTCCGTATGGACAGCGCCCTATACGAAGCAAAGAATAACGGAAAGAACCAAGTATTTTTAGGATAA
- the mnmA gene encoding tRNA 2-thiouridine(34) synthase MnmA, with protein sequence MNTESSKKRVAVGLSGGVDSALAAYLLKQQGYEVIGVTMATWDGSIKNMPHVEGREGCFGPGEDENIAQAKTVADRLGIPHYVVRVTEDYKREVLDYFRAEYRAGRTPNPCVRCNQNIKFGALHSATRRIGVEFDYFATGHYARVEFKNPKEPFLYAALDNSKDQTYFLSRLTAEQLSTVIFPLGGMRKTDVKALAAEIGWVDFATKKESQDFLECGDYTVLFDESDNKPGDFVDMNGKVLGKHRGIIHYTIGQRKGLNIGGLPEPYFVVSIDVKKNQVILGPRSVMSCVDVNAEELNLMVDEDSPLLKEPLTAHIRLGHKGATAHITSLDVSAGKISVHFDEPQFASAPGQILVLYAGQGIVASGIITK encoded by the coding sequence ATGAATACGGAATCCTCTAAGAAACGTGTGGCTGTTGGCCTTTCTGGTGGTGTTGACTCTGCTCTTGCTGCGTACCTGTTGAAACAGCAGGGTTACGAAGTCATTGGTGTCACCATGGCGACGTGGGATGGATCCATCAAGAACATGCCCCATGTGGAGGGCCGTGAAGGTTGTTTTGGCCCGGGGGAAGACGAAAATATTGCTCAGGCGAAAACGGTTGCCGATCGCCTTGGGATTCCCCATTATGTGGTTCGTGTCACGGAAGATTACAAGCGAGAAGTTTTGGACTATTTCCGCGCCGAATACCGTGCCGGACGTACGCCAAATCCGTGTGTCCGCTGTAATCAGAATATTAAGTTTGGCGCCTTGCATTCCGCTACCCGTCGCATTGGAGTGGAATTTGATTATTTTGCCACTGGTCATTATGCTCGCGTGGAATTTAAGAATCCCAAGGAACCTTTCCTTTACGCTGCCCTGGATAATTCCAAGGACCAGACCTACTTCCTTTCTCGTTTGACTGCGGAGCAACTTTCCACGGTGATTTTCCCTCTGGGTGGAATGAGGAAGACGGATGTGAAGGCTTTGGCAGCCGAAATCGGCTGGGTGGATTTTGCCACCAAGAAGGAAAGCCAGGATTTTTTGGAATGTGGGGATTACACCGTCCTCTTTGATGAATCGGATAACAAGCCCGGTGACTTTGTGGATATGAACGGCAAGGTGCTGGGTAAGCACCGTGGTATTATTCATTACACCATCGGTCAGCGTAAGGGCCTGAATATTGGCGGCCTTCCGGAACCATATTTTGTTGTAAGTATCGATGTGAAAAAGAACCAGGTGATTCTTGGCCCCCGTAGTGTCATGAGCTGCGTAGATGTGAATGCCGAGGAATTGAACCTGATGGTGGACGAAGATTCTCCGCTTTTGAAGGAACCTCTTACGGCTCACATCCGCTTGGGCCACAAGGGCGCTACCGCTCACATTACGTCCTTAGATGTGTCCGCAGGTAAGATCAGCGTGCATTTTGATGAACCTCAGTTCGCTTCCGCTCCGGGCCAAATTCTTGTACTGTACGCCGGTCAGGGAATTGTAGCTTCGGGGATTATCACGAAGTAG
- a CDS encoding FISUMP domain-containing protein, with protein MMKILPFLAIAATLVLTACEDFHKCKFSDDQTSLKCSENVYKVVNANGKKWFAQNANFYTDFSYCYGDDFKMCLDYGRLYTWAAAKKACPLGWHVPTKAEYESLIASGEFAKLNVVNAGFRYHEDNYVDRDKSARIWIDDEYDAVRAYMLNISDNGIITVEHFNKDIAASVRCIED; from the coding sequence ATGATGAAAATTCTTCCCTTCTTGGCAATTGCCGCAACTCTCGTCCTTACCGCCTGCGAAGACTTCCACAAATGCAAATTCAGCGATGATCAAACATCCCTGAAATGTAGCGAGAATGTCTATAAGGTCGTGAATGCCAATGGGAAAAAGTGGTTTGCACAGAATGCCAATTTCTACACGGATTTCAGCTACTGCTATGGCGATGATTTCAAGATGTGTCTTGACTATGGTCGCCTTTATACTTGGGCTGCCGCAAAGAAGGCTTGTCCTCTTGGCTGGCATGTTCCTACAAAAGCTGAGTATGAATCTCTGATTGCATCCGGTGAATTTGCAAAGCTGAATGTGGTTAATGCAGGTTTTCGTTACCATGAAGATAACTATGTGGATCGCGACAAGTCGGCTCGCATTTGGATTGATGACGAGTACGATGCGGTTCGCGCCTATATGCTGAACATCAGTGATAATGGCATCATTACCGTGGAACACTTCAACAAGGATATTGCTGCGTCTGTCCGCTGCATCGAAGACTAG
- a CDS encoding threonine/serine exporter ThrE family protein, producing the protein MGIDIDITSVSSGNATVLIGACFAIVLFLIIYEAFFTKKGMGTSASPLSEILEQQENQEFIVCKMIAEFAATLAACGATSMQVLSSVAYLSTHFGIHAEVTGLPQHILLCAVDDKLQKTYTINQKIKENPLDFDRIILLNHLAKETVTENYSPEIFYEKFQKILAIKRLHPNFVLVLASLANASFCRLFNGDFISMAIVATATACGFYLRRTLCSRFKLNFRMGTILAAVVSTVIGTSGYVFQIGETPNVALATSILYLVPGIPYINSLSNLLNGMFLGCISQFFKGAILTICLSLGFCVGLILTNLHFF; encoded by the coding sequence ATGGGAATTGATATTGACATCACTAGCGTTTCCTCTGGAAATGCAACCGTTCTTATTGGCGCCTGTTTTGCAATCGTACTTTTCCTGATTATTTATGAAGCATTTTTCACGAAGAAAGGGATGGGGACGAGCGCCTCGCCGCTTTCTGAAATTCTTGAACAACAGGAGAATCAGGAATTCATTGTTTGCAAAATGATTGCGGAGTTTGCGGCGACGCTGGCTGCTTGCGGCGCGACCAGTATGCAGGTTTTGTCCAGCGTGGCGTACCTTTCGACCCACTTTGGAATTCATGCCGAAGTGACAGGCTTGCCGCAGCACATTCTCCTTTGCGCTGTAGATGATAAACTTCAGAAAACTTATACCATCAACCAGAAGATCAAGGAAAATCCCCTTGACTTTGACAGGATTATTTTGCTGAATCATCTTGCCAAGGAAACGGTGACAGAAAATTATTCTCCCGAAATTTTCTATGAAAAGTTCCAGAAGATTCTTGCGATAAAAAGGCTGCATCCAAATTTTGTTCTTGTGCTGGCGAGCCTTGCCAACGCTTCGTTCTGCAGGCTGTTCAACGGGGACTTTATTTCCATGGCCATTGTGGCTACGGCGACTGCCTGCGGGTTTTACTTGCGAAGAACTTTGTGCTCGCGGTTCAAACTGAATTTTCGAATGGGTACGATTCTAGCGGCTGTTGTTTCGACGGTCATTGGCACTAGCGGCTATGTTTTTCAGATTGGAGAAACACCTAATGTGGCTCTCGCTACAAGCATCCTTTACCTGGTTCCGGGGATTCCTTACATTAATTCGCTTAGCAACCTGCTGAATGGGATGTTCCTGGGTTGCATCAGCCAGTTTTTTAAGGGCGCCATTCTAACTATCTGCCTATCGCTAGGTTTTTGCGTAGGCCTTATTCTTACCAACCTTCATTTCTTCTAA
- a CDS encoding threonine/serine exporter family protein produces MLLTLLQDGFFASIAAVGFGSISNVPKRIFAGCGLVAAIGHVTRFVLMNLCGFHIIWASLVAGFSIGIFAVLLRKVWKCPCESLAFPALLPMIPGMYAYRSVQSLILCFKTPSDGLFDHYIHIFFYNFMVCFLAILLMVFGVTFVIHLQKKRSFEIKWNRFFHKGV; encoded by the coding sequence ATGTTACTGACATTACTTCAAGACGGATTTTTCGCTTCCATTGCAGCCGTCGGATTTGGAAGCATCAGCAATGTGCCTAAACGAATTTTCGCAGGCTGTGGCCTTGTGGCGGCTATAGGCCACGTCACCCGATTTGTGTTGATGAACCTTTGCGGCTTTCACATTATATGGGCGAGTCTCGTAGCGGGTTTCTCCATCGGGATTTTTGCAGTCCTTTTGCGAAAAGTCTGGAAGTGCCCCTGCGAATCCTTGGCATTCCCGGCGCTACTTCCCATGATTCCCGGTATGTATGCCTATCGTTCCGTGCAGTCCCTGATTCTTTGCTTCAAGACTCCGAGCGACGGTTTGTTTGACCATTACATACACATATTCTTCTACAACTTTATGGTGTGCTTCTTGGCGATTTTGCTGATGGTCTTTGGCGTCACCTTCGTCATACACCTGCAAAAGAAAAGATCCTTTGAAATCAAGTGGAATCGATTCTTTCATAAGGGCGTATAG
- a CDS encoding 5-methyltetrahydropteroyltriglutamate--homocysteine S-methyltransferase — MSNTHHFDVVGSFLRPANLKNAKAELEAGKITELQYKAIKQNAIRELVEKQKKAGLHYITDGEYNRKFWHLDFFWGFDGIAHQKDGGGVQFAGEVADLEATYLVGKIRVRPHPFVEDFKFVKSLESDGHEAKQTIPAPAQLFQQLIVPQNIETTRKFYATNDELIEDIAYAYRGVIRQLYDAGCRTIQFDDCTWGAIVGDAAAQRYKSLGLSLDVVKNQLLHVNNLAIEGKPADLQINTHICRGNYHSTYFTSGPYDSVADYVFARENVNTLYLEYDDERSGGFEPLSKVSADKVVVLGLITSKSPKLEDKVTVIARIKEATKYIPLERLKLSPQCGFASCDVGNKLTEEEQWAKIALIKEIADEVWG, encoded by the coding sequence ATGTCAAATACGCACCATTTTGATGTGGTGGGCAGTTTTCTGCGCCCCGCAAATTTGAAGAACGCCAAGGCTGAATTGGAAGCCGGCAAGATTACTGAACTTCAGTACAAGGCTATTAAGCAAAATGCCATTCGCGAACTGGTAGAAAAGCAGAAGAAGGCTGGACTCCATTACATTACCGATGGCGAATACAATCGCAAATTTTGGCATCTGGATTTTTTCTGGGGCTTTGACGGAATCGCCCATCAGAAAGATGGCGGTGGCGTTCAGTTCGCTGGCGAAGTGGCTGACCTTGAAGCTACTTATTTGGTAGGCAAGATTCGCGTAAGGCCTCATCCCTTTGTAGAAGATTTTAAGTTCGTGAAGTCTCTTGAAAGTGACGGTCATGAAGCCAAGCAGACCATTCCTGCTCCTGCTCAACTTTTCCAGCAGCTTATCGTTCCCCAGAATATCGAAACGACCCGCAAGTTCTACGCCACAAATGATGAACTGATTGAAGATATTGCCTACGCCTACCGCGGCGTGATCCGTCAGCTTTATGATGCAGGCTGCAGAACTATCCAGTTCGATGACTGCACCTGGGGTGCAATCGTTGGCGATGCTGCTGCACAGCGCTACAAGTCCCTGGGCCTGAGCCTGGATGTAGTGAAGAACCAGCTGCTCCATGTAAACAACCTGGCCATCGAAGGCAAACCTGCGGACTTGCAGATCAATACCCACATTTGTCGTGGCAACTATCACTCCACCTATTTCACCAGCGGCCCCTACGATTCCGTGGCGGATTACGTTTTCGCCCGTGAAAATGTGAACACGCTTTATCTGGAATACGATGACGAACGCTCCGGCGGTTTTGAGCCCTTGTCAAAGGTAAGCGCCGACAAGGTTGTTGTTCTTGGCCTGATTACTTCCAAGTCCCCCAAGCTGGAAGACAAGGTGACAGTTATCGCCCGCATTAAGGAAGCGACCAAGTACATTCCTTTGGAACGCCTGAAGCTGAGCCCTCAATGTGGCTTTGCCTCCTGCGATGTAGGCAACAAGCTGACCGAAGAAGAACAGTGGGCAAAGATCGCCTTGATTAAGGAAATCGCCGACGAAGTCTGGGGATAA